One region of Mycolicibacterium rhodesiae NBB3 genomic DNA includes:
- a CDS encoding aspartyl/asparaginyl beta-hydroxylase domain-containing protein, whose amino-acid sequence MVGRNQRTAGLEDTMGRPGLVNRALSAMVDWAENLNRKYARYGDRPVLDIKDFPWTADIEREWPLVRAELDRLLVRKEDLPGFHEIISEVRSISADQGWKTFLFTGFGATSDEAAHLCPETWRVSNNIPGLKTALFSILEPGKHLQPHRGAYNGVLRLHLGLLVPDAGTDELGIRVGNEVCQWREGKAVIFDDCFEHEAWNRTDQVRVVLMIDFVKPLRFPASAVNWLILHLAPFTPYIREAAKAQKQWERKFLQPGPTDATRT is encoded by the coding sequence ATGGTAGGTCGAAACCAGCGCACTGCCGGTCTCGAAGACACGATGGGTCGGCCCGGGCTGGTGAACCGTGCGCTGAGCGCGATGGTGGACTGGGCCGAAAACCTCAACCGGAAGTACGCCAGATACGGCGATCGGCCGGTCTTGGACATCAAAGACTTCCCGTGGACCGCCGACATCGAGCGGGAATGGCCGCTGGTGCGAGCCGAACTCGACCGTCTGCTGGTCCGCAAGGAGGACCTGCCCGGCTTCCACGAGATCATCAGCGAGGTCCGGTCCATCAGCGCCGACCAAGGGTGGAAGACGTTCTTGTTCACCGGATTCGGCGCCACCTCCGACGAGGCGGCCCACCTGTGCCCGGAAACCTGGCGGGTGTCCAACAACATCCCCGGGCTGAAAACCGCGTTGTTCTCGATTCTCGAGCCGGGTAAACACCTCCAGCCTCACCGCGGGGCCTACAACGGTGTGCTTCGGCTGCACCTCGGCCTGCTCGTGCCGGACGCCGGGACAGACGAATTGGGGATCCGCGTCGGCAACGAGGTCTGCCAGTGGCGAGAAGGCAAGGCGGTGATCTTCGACGACTGCTTCGAGCACGAGGCGTGGAACCGCACCGATCAGGTCCGCGTCGTGCTGATGATCGACTTCGTGAAGCCGCTGCGCTTTCCCGCCTCGGCGGTGAACTGGCTGATCCTGCATCTCGCCCCGTTCACCCCGTACATCCGCGAGGCGGCCAAGGCTCAAAAGCAATGGGAGCGCAAGTTTCTGCAGCCCGGCCCGACGGACGCTACGAGGACCTGA
- a CDS encoding carotenoid oxygenase family protein — translation MTSGLGANVEIVGKYLSTLPEDDAHPYRTGPWRPQTTEWDADDLHAVEGEIPHDLDGVYLRNTENPLHPALKFYHPFDGDGMVHVVGFRDGKAFYRNRFVQTDGFVAENEEGGPLWPGLAEPIQISKRDHGWGARTLMKDASSTDVIVHRGTALTSHYQCGDMYRIDPFSGNTLGKEDFNGGFPFDWGVSAHPKVDDRTGELLFFNYSKEAPYMRYGVVDAANDLVHFTDIPLPGPRLPHDMAFTENYAILNDFPLFWDPKLLEAGIHFPGFHRDMPSRFAVIPRRGGSDEIRWFEAEPTFVLHWVNAYEDGDEIVLDGFFEGDPTPVDTLTGDKYKKAFRYLALDGLQTNLHRWRFNLVTGATREERLSDTTTEFGMINGGYAGGRYRYTYAATGKPGWFLFDGLVKHDLATGTEERFAFDDGVYGSETAMAPRVGSSAEDDGYLVTLTTDMNADASFCLVFDAARVGDGPVCKLALPERISSGTHSTWAAGSELRRWRETDTAAGAIGL, via the coding sequence ATGACTTCAGGTTTGGGAGCCAATGTCGAGATCGTCGGCAAGTACCTGTCCACGTTGCCCGAGGACGACGCCCACCCCTACCGCACCGGCCCGTGGCGTCCACAGACAACCGAGTGGGACGCTGACGACCTGCACGCCGTCGAAGGTGAGATCCCGCACGACCTCGATGGCGTATACCTGCGCAACACCGAGAACCCGCTGCATCCCGCGTTGAAGTTCTACCACCCGTTCGACGGCGACGGCATGGTGCACGTCGTCGGATTCCGCGACGGGAAGGCGTTCTACCGCAACAGGTTCGTTCAAACCGACGGATTCGTCGCGGAGAACGAAGAAGGCGGGCCGCTATGGCCCGGGCTGGCCGAGCCGATCCAGATCTCGAAGCGAGATCACGGCTGGGGCGCAAGGACTTTGATGAAAGATGCGTCGAGCACTGACGTCATCGTCCACCGCGGCACCGCGCTGACGAGTCATTATCAGTGCGGCGACATGTACCGCATCGACCCGTTCTCCGGCAACACCCTGGGCAAGGAGGACTTCAACGGCGGCTTCCCGTTCGACTGGGGTGTGTCTGCACATCCGAAGGTCGACGATCGCACCGGCGAATTGCTGTTCTTCAACTACAGCAAGGAGGCGCCGTATATGCGTTACGGCGTCGTCGACGCCGCCAACGATCTGGTGCACTTCACTGACATCCCGCTTCCGGGACCGCGGCTCCCCCACGACATGGCGTTCACCGAGAACTACGCAATCCTCAACGACTTTCCGCTGTTCTGGGATCCCAAGTTGCTGGAAGCCGGTATCCATTTTCCGGGGTTTCATCGAGACATGCCGTCGCGCTTCGCGGTCATCCCCCGCCGCGGCGGCTCGGACGAGATCCGCTGGTTCGAGGCCGAACCCACCTTCGTGCTGCATTGGGTCAACGCCTACGAGGACGGCGACGAGATCGTGCTCGACGGCTTCTTCGAGGGAGATCCCACGCCGGTCGACACCCTCACAGGCGACAAGTACAAGAAAGCGTTCCGGTACCTTGCGCTCGATGGATTGCAGACCAACCTTCACCGGTGGCGTTTCAATCTCGTCACCGGTGCGACACGCGAAGAGCGTCTGTCCGACACCACCACCGAATTCGGCATGATCAACGGCGGCTATGCCGGAGGCAGGTACCGGTACACGTATGCCGCGACGGGCAAGCCGGGCTGGTTCCTGTTCGACGGGCTGGTCAAACACGACCTTGCGACGGGGACCGAGGAGCGGTTCGCCTTCGACGACGGCGTGTACGGCAGCGAGACCGCGATGGCGCCGCGCGTGGGGAGCAGCGCCGAGGATGACGGCTACCTCGTGACGCTGACCACCGACATGAACGCGGACGCATCGTTCTGCCTGGTGTTTGATGCGGCCCGAGTCGGCGATGGCCCCGTGTGCAAACTCGCACTGCCGGAACGGATTTCCAGCGGTACGCACTCGACCTGGGCGGCAGGCTCGGAGTTGCGACGCTGGCGCGAGACCGACACAGCGGCCGGCGCGATCGGCCTGTAG
- a CDS encoding lysophospholipid acyltransferase family protein has product MMNAWVPVAPCDESCVRDDPVGVPGRVVRFGRGCGRIALILLVLPAMPLTAIPHRRQYLCVRLYSRLLLSCCGVQIKLSGNKIRDMTGTLVVSPHISWIDVLAVWAVMPGLFVAKADMVKWPGIGLMARLLGVVAIDRTKLRPLPGVVAELAAHLRMGRTVVTFPEGTSWCGMAYGRFRPAMFQAAIDAQRPIQPLRLSYRHADGRRSTVPAFVGEDTLTRSIWRVVATRCTIVEIHVADRQLPDVDRRELARRCQAAVCDSVDLEAVGARVHAAA; this is encoded by the coding sequence ATGATGAATGCGTGGGTGCCAGTGGCCCCGTGTGACGAGAGCTGCGTGCGCGACGATCCGGTCGGCGTCCCCGGTCGTGTGGTGCGGTTCGGTCGTGGGTGTGGGCGTATCGCACTGATCCTGTTGGTGTTGCCCGCCATGCCGCTGACAGCGATTCCGCACCGACGGCAATACCTGTGCGTCCGGCTCTACAGTCGGCTGCTGTTGTCCTGCTGCGGAGTCCAGATAAAGCTGTCGGGCAACAAGATTCGCGATATGACGGGAACCTTGGTCGTCAGTCCGCACATCTCCTGGATAGACGTGCTCGCGGTCTGGGCGGTGATGCCGGGACTGTTCGTCGCGAAGGCGGATATGGTCAAGTGGCCCGGAATCGGCTTGATGGCCCGCCTGTTGGGCGTGGTCGCGATCGATCGCACGAAGCTGCGGCCCTTGCCGGGCGTCGTCGCGGAGCTGGCAGCGCATCTGCGCATGGGCCGCACGGTCGTCACATTCCCCGAGGGGACCTCGTGGTGCGGGATGGCCTACGGCCGATTTCGCCCGGCGATGTTCCAGGCCGCCATCGACGCCCAACGGCCGATACAGCCACTCCGTTTGAGCTATCGGCACGCCGACGGTCGGCGTTCGACGGTGCCTGCGTTCGTCGGCGAAGACACCCTGACGCGTTCGATCTGGCGCGTCGTCGCCACACGTTGCACGATCGTCGAGATCCACGTCGCGGACCGGCAGTTGCCCGACGTCGATCGCCGCGAGCTGGCCCGTCGCTGCCAGGCCGCGGTGTGCGACTCGGTTGACCTGGAAGCGGTCGGGGCCCGGGTCCACGCGGCCGCCTGA
- a CDS encoding aspartyl/asparaginyl beta-hydroxylase domain-containing protein, translating into MDLFGRLRPLTIQLGIVALTAVDKILVRYSLLGDPARFDTAELPWVAELERNWRTIRDEAEEILRNADLVPPLRRLSDDHHKIAIDDKWRSFFLWGYGVRVDPNCSRCPRTAALVEQIPGMQTALFSILTPGTHIPLHNGATKAILTGHLGLRVPQQRERCHITVDGQDYSWTEGEVFVFDDMRMHEAWNDTDEPRVVLMMHVARPQRFPGTLVRNGVIALMRKSPYVKDANTQILRWPGRSLAEPAVDQIGATPTE; encoded by the coding sequence ATGGACTTGTTTGGTCGGTTGCGCCCGCTGACGATTCAGCTCGGGATCGTGGCGTTGACGGCCGTAGACAAGATTCTGGTGCGGTATTCGCTGCTCGGCGACCCGGCCCGCTTCGACACCGCTGAACTTCCATGGGTCGCCGAGTTGGAACGCAACTGGCGAACGATCCGCGACGAGGCGGAAGAAATTCTGCGCAACGCGGACCTCGTACCACCCCTGCGCCGTCTGTCAGACGACCATCACAAGATTGCCATCGACGACAAGTGGCGATCCTTTTTCCTGTGGGGTTACGGCGTTCGCGTCGATCCGAACTGCAGCCGCTGCCCGCGCACGGCGGCACTCGTCGAGCAGATTCCGGGGATGCAGACCGCGCTGTTTTCGATCCTCACCCCGGGCACCCACATCCCGCTGCACAACGGCGCGACCAAGGCGATCCTGACCGGCCACCTCGGCCTGCGTGTGCCTCAGCAACGCGAGCGATGCCACATCACCGTCGACGGGCAGGATTACAGCTGGACGGAGGGCGAGGTCTTCGTCTTCGACGACATGCGGATGCACGAAGCCTGGAACGACACCGACGAACCACGTGTCGTGCTGATGATGCATGTCGCACGGCCGCAACGATTCCCGGGCACCCTTGTCCGCAACGGCGTCATCGCTTTGATGCGCAAGAGCCCCTACGTCAAAGACGCCAACACACAGATTCTGCGGTGGCCCGGCCGCAGCCTGGCCGAGCCGGCGGTGGATCAAATAGGCGCAACGCCTACCGAATAG
- a CDS encoding acetyl-CoA acetyltransferase, translating into MEGVWILGGYQSDFARNFTREGLDFADLTAEVVESTLAAAKLDASDIEVVHLGNAFGEMFSRQGHLGAMPATVNNGLWSTPASRHEAACASGSVATLAAIADLRSGAYRTALVVGVEVEKTVPGDTAAQYLGAAAWTDHEGADATFMWPHMFDRVTAEYDRRYGIDETHLRAIAALNFANARANPNAQTRAWTVPDPLTDDDESNPVVEGRLRRFDCSQMTDGGAGVVLVTDHWLRDHPDARPIGRIDGWGHRTVGLGLQQKLDHSADDPYVMPHVRRAVLDALDRAHVTLDDVDGFEVHDCFTPSEYLAIDHIGLTGPGESWKAIENNEIEIGGRLPINPSGGLIGGGHPVGASGVRMLLDAAKQVSGGAGDYQVEGAKTFGTLNFGGSTATTVSFVVTGA; encoded by the coding sequence ATGGAAGGCGTGTGGATCCTCGGCGGCTACCAGAGCGACTTCGCCCGCAACTTCACCCGCGAGGGACTGGACTTCGCCGATCTGACCGCCGAAGTGGTGGAGTCGACCCTCGCGGCAGCGAAGCTGGACGCGTCCGACATCGAGGTGGTCCACCTCGGCAATGCCTTCGGCGAGATGTTCAGCAGGCAGGGACACCTCGGCGCCATGCCTGCGACCGTGAACAACGGACTATGGAGCACACCGGCTTCGCGCCACGAAGCGGCATGCGCGTCCGGCAGCGTCGCGACGCTGGCGGCCATCGCCGATCTTCGTTCCGGCGCATACCGAACCGCACTGGTTGTCGGTGTCGAAGTGGAGAAGACAGTGCCGGGCGACACCGCCGCCCAGTATCTGGGCGCCGCCGCGTGGACCGACCACGAAGGTGCCGACGCCACGTTCATGTGGCCGCACATGTTCGACCGGGTGACCGCCGAATACGACCGGCGGTACGGCATCGATGAGACGCACCTGCGGGCCATCGCTGCGCTCAACTTCGCCAACGCACGCGCGAACCCCAACGCCCAGACCCGCGCCTGGACGGTGCCCGATCCGTTGACCGACGACGACGAATCCAATCCGGTCGTCGAAGGGCGGCTGCGCCGCTTCGACTGCAGCCAGATGACCGACGGCGGCGCGGGGGTCGTGCTCGTCACCGACCACTGGTTGCGCGACCATCCCGACGCGCGCCCGATCGGCCGGATCGACGGTTGGGGCCATCGCACCGTCGGGCTGGGTCTGCAACAGAAGCTCGATCATTCGGCGGACGACCCGTACGTCATGCCGCACGTACGCCGAGCGGTGCTCGACGCGCTCGACCGTGCGCACGTCACCCTTGACGACGTCGACGGTTTCGAAGTCCATGACTGCTTCACCCCCAGCGAGTACCTGGCGATCGACCACATCGGCCTCACAGGACCGGGCGAATCGTGGAAAGCCATCGAGAACAACGAGATCGAGATCGGCGGACGACTGCCGATCAATCCCAGCGGCGGCCTGATCGGCGGCGGACATCCGGTAGGCGCATCGGGCGTGCGGATGCTGCTCGACGCCGCCAAACAGGTCAGCGGCGGAGCGGGCGACTACCAGGTCGAAGGCGCAAAGACGTTCGGCACGTTGAATTTCGGCGGCAGCACCGCCACCACCGTCAGTTTCGTCGTCACGGGAGCATGA
- a CDS encoding ATP-binding cassette domain-containing protein, with translation MGQPSPPSLTVRTGSSQQTFSAGSEIVVGRDLRADIRVVHPMVSRAHMTLRFDGGRWVAVDNGSRNGIFVGQRRVPTVDIIDRQDIQLGSPEDGPVLTFEVGREAGPIGAPPQRTVEYKIPEELLAQSGPMRAAPPSGRIQAPPSGPIHAPPSGPMQVPPPSPRPPTHPPRGPQPTGGRPPTAPVSRGAQTQLRGGGVRRGGTSVRRILGGSTIRSRPVGAITIGRDSDNDIVIPDVLVSRLHATLLPGPGVMEIQDERSSNGTFVNGVRISRAYLDKGDTVTVGNVDLVFENGTLARRSETDPATRTGGLEVQGITFTVEGNKKLLDNISISARPGTLTAVIGPSGAGKSTFAKLVAGNTHPTAGTVSFEGHDIHAEYASLRTRIGMVPQDDVVHSQLTVNQALGFAAELRLPPDTTKADRAKVVAEVLEELEMTKHADTRVDKLSGGQRKRASVALELLTGPVLLILDEPTTGLDPALDRQVMTMLRQLADAGRVVLVVTHSLTYLDICDQVLLLAPGGKTAFFGPPSEIEPSMGTKNWADIFSAVADDPDGVHHRFLQRHGPAQPPPPAVAPSDLGAPPKSSLWKQFSTIARRQFSLLLADRGYFIFLALLPFIMGALTITAPGDAGFAIKDPNGEAANEAPTILVMLNMGALLMGTTLTIRTIIGERAIFLREQAVGLSTNAYLLAKICVFSVVAVVQATIMVGIMTIGKGAPQRGAVALGSPALELWFGVAMTCVAAAMVGLALSSLVKTNSQIMPLLVVTVMCQLVFSGGAITITGRPVLDQLSWLLPARWGYAATAATVDMWALTPGPMSPKDSHWKHEQSAWLLDIGMLFVLCFLYAGFVRWRIRLRSS, from the coding sequence ATGGGGCAACCATCGCCGCCGTCGTTGACTGTGCGCACGGGCTCGTCGCAGCAGACGTTCTCTGCCGGTAGCGAGATCGTGGTGGGCCGCGACCTTCGAGCCGACATCCGCGTCGTCCACCCCATGGTGTCGCGCGCTCACATGACCCTCAGATTCGACGGCGGACGGTGGGTGGCCGTCGACAACGGCAGCCGCAACGGGATCTTTGTCGGTCAGCGGCGGGTGCCGACCGTCGACATCATCGACCGGCAGGACATTCAACTCGGCAGTCCCGAGGACGGTCCGGTCTTGACATTCGAGGTCGGGCGGGAGGCCGGTCCGATCGGCGCTCCACCGCAGCGGACGGTCGAGTACAAGATTCCAGAAGAACTGTTGGCGCAGAGCGGCCCGATGCGTGCCGCCCCGCCCAGCGGCCGTATCCAGGCTCCACCGAGCGGCCCGATCCACGCTCCCCCAAGCGGACCGATGCAGGTTCCGCCGCCGTCGCCGCGACCACCGACGCATCCCCCGCGCGGCCCGCAGCCCACCGGGGGTCGCCCACCGACGGCGCCGGTGAGTCGCGGTGCGCAGACGCAGCTGCGCGGAGGAGGAGTCCGGCGCGGGGGGACCAGCGTTCGCCGGATTCTCGGTGGCTCCACGATCAGATCCCGCCCGGTCGGGGCGATCACGATCGGCCGCGACAGCGACAACGACATCGTCATCCCCGATGTGTTGGTGTCGCGATTGCACGCGACGCTGCTCCCGGGTCCCGGGGTGATGGAGATCCAGGACGAACGAAGCAGCAACGGCACGTTCGTCAACGGCGTACGGATCAGCCGGGCGTACCTCGACAAGGGCGACACAGTGACGGTCGGCAACGTCGACCTGGTGTTCGAGAACGGCACACTCGCCCGGCGCAGCGAGACCGATCCCGCCACGCGCACAGGCGGTTTGGAGGTCCAGGGCATCACCTTCACGGTCGAGGGAAACAAGAAGCTGCTCGACAACATCTCGATCTCGGCACGCCCCGGCACCCTGACGGCCGTGATCGGACCGTCGGGCGCAGGCAAGTCGACCTTTGCAAAGCTGGTCGCCGGCAACACCCATCCGACCGCCGGCACCGTTTCATTCGAGGGACACGACATCCACGCCGAGTACGCATCGTTGCGCACCAGGATCGGCATGGTCCCACAGGACGACGTCGTGCACTCCCAGCTCACCGTGAACCAGGCGCTGGGATTCGCGGCCGAACTGCGACTGCCGCCCGACACGACCAAAGCCGACCGCGCCAAGGTCGTCGCCGAGGTCCTCGAAGAGCTCGAGATGACCAAGCACGCAGATACCCGCGTCGACAAACTGTCCGGCGGCCAGCGCAAGCGGGCCTCCGTGGCGCTCGAACTGCTGACCGGACCGGTGCTGCTGATCCTCGACGAGCCCACCACCGGTCTGGATCCCGCGCTGGACCGTCAGGTGATGACGATGCTGCGCCAGCTCGCCGACGCGGGCCGCGTTGTACTGGTGGTGACGCACTCGCTGACCTACCTCGACATCTGCGATCAGGTGCTGCTGCTCGCGCCGGGCGGCAAGACCGCCTTCTTCGGGCCGCCCAGCGAGATCGAGCCTTCGATGGGCACCAAGAACTGGGCGGACATCTTCAGCGCGGTCGCAGACGATCCGGACGGGGTGCACCATCGCTTTCTCCAACGCCACGGTCCCGCGCAGCCCCCGCCTCCCGCCGTCGCCCCATCAGACCTCGGCGCGCCGCCGAAATCCAGCCTTTGGAAACAGTTCTCGACCATCGCGCGACGTCAGTTCAGCCTGCTCCTTGCCGACCGCGGATACTTCATCTTCCTCGCGCTGCTGCCGTTCATCATGGGCGCGTTGACCATCACGGCGCCCGGCGACGCCGGGTTCGCGATCAAGGATCCCAACGGTGAGGCAGCCAACGAGGCCCCCACGATTCTGGTGATGCTCAACATGGGCGCCCTGTTGATGGGAACCACTCTGACCATCAGGACCATCATCGGCGAACGCGCAATTTTCCTGCGCGAGCAGGCGGTTGGGTTGTCAACGAACGCGTACCTGCTGGCCAAGATCTGCGTCTTCTCGGTGGTGGCCGTCGTCCAGGCGACGATCATGGTCGGCATCATGACGATCGGCAAGGGCGCACCCCAACGGGGGGCGGTCGCGCTGGGGAGTCCAGCGCTGGAGTTGTGGTTCGGCGTGGCGATGACGTGCGTGGCGGCGGCGATGGTAGGGCTCGCGCTGTCGTCATTGGTCAAGACGAACTCTCAGATCATGCCGCTGCTGGTGGTGACGGTCATGTGTCAGCTGGTGTTCTCCGGCGGGGCCATCACGATCACCGGCAGGCCAGTGCTGGACCAGCTCTCGTGGTTACTGCCGGCGCGGTGGGGTTATGCCGCCACGGCCGCGACGGTCGACATGTGGGCGCTGACGCCTGGGCCCATGTCGCCGAAGGACTCCCACTGGAAGCACGAGCAGTCCGCCTGGCTGTTGGACATCGGGATGCTGTTCGTCCTGTGCTTCCTGTATGCGGGGTTCGTCCGCTGGCGGATCCGGCTCAGGTCCTCGTAG
- a CDS encoding GNAT family N-acetyltransferase, whose protein sequence is MTVSSVLLSADSQEAATPKYSLLLSTDPVHIQAAQQLRYEVFCAEPGYALSASDDVDRFDQYCDHLLVRDDDSGELVGCYRMLPPAGAIAAGGHYMATEFDISELDPLRDSLVETGRAVVRGDHRNGAVMLLMWAGILAYLDHCGYPYVAGCVSVPIEGIGAPFEQVRGVHDFVMKRHRSAYTVHPNRPVSLDAVVPPARPIVPPLMRGYLRLGTRVCGEPAHDPDFGVADFPVLLDTREADLRYLKRLRSVGAASEMAEEIRS, encoded by the coding sequence ATGACCGTTTCATCTGTGCTGTTGTCAGCCGATTCCCAGGAAGCGGCTACGCCGAAGTATTCGCTGCTGCTGTCCACCGACCCGGTTCACATCCAAGCCGCACAACAGCTTCGCTATGAGGTGTTCTGCGCGGAGCCGGGGTATGCGCTTTCGGCGTCTGACGATGTCGATCGCTTCGACCAGTACTGCGACCATCTACTCGTCCGCGACGACGACTCCGGCGAGCTTGTCGGCTGCTACCGGATGCTTCCTCCGGCGGGGGCGATCGCGGCCGGCGGCCACTATATGGCCACCGAGTTCGACATCTCGGAGTTGGACCCGCTGCGCGATTCGCTGGTGGAGACGGGGCGGGCCGTGGTCCGCGGCGACCACCGCAACGGTGCTGTCATGCTGCTGATGTGGGCGGGAATTCTGGCCTACCTCGACCATTGCGGCTATCCCTACGTGGCGGGCTGCGTCTCGGTACCGATCGAAGGGATCGGTGCGCCCTTCGAGCAGGTTCGGGGTGTGCACGACTTCGTGATGAAGCGGCATCGGTCGGCATACACCGTCCACCCGAACCGGCCGGTCTCGCTCGATGCTGTCGTACCGCCTGCGCGCCCGATCGTGCCGCCGCTGATGCGCGGGTACCTCAGGCTCGGTACCCGCGTGTGCGGCGAGCCCGCCCACGACCCGGATTTCGGTGTCGCCGACTTCCCGGTCCTGTTGGACACACGGGAAGCCGACTTGCGTTACCTGAAACGTCTCCGGTCGGTCGGCGCCGCCAGCGAGATGGCCGAGGAAATCCGGTCATGA
- a CDS encoding GAF and ANTAR domain-containing protein: MTQLQSYELAQRMAELARASASPRSVEEVLSDVTATAKELIRGVDTAGVLLVGKNGKYESLAGITELPHTLDDLQMTFNEGPCLQAALDEVIVRTDDFRAEGRWPKYSPAVVELGVLSGLSVKLYTAERTAGALNLFAFKPHAFGAEDETTATVLAAHAAAAILASRQGEQLQSALSTRDRIGQAKGIIMERYGIDEIAAFDMLKRLSQDSNTRLADIAQRVIDTRSGHDARDGD; the protein is encoded by the coding sequence ATGACCCAGCTTCAGAGCTATGAACTCGCGCAGCGGATGGCTGAACTGGCGCGGGCGTCCGCATCGCCGCGCAGCGTCGAGGAGGTTCTGTCAGACGTCACTGCGACGGCGAAAGAGTTGATCCGAGGCGTCGATACGGCGGGCGTGCTGCTGGTCGGCAAGAACGGCAAGTATGAGTCTTTAGCAGGGATAACAGAGCTGCCGCACACGCTCGACGATCTGCAGATGACGTTCAACGAAGGGCCATGTCTGCAGGCGGCGCTCGACGAGGTGATCGTGCGCACCGATGATTTCCGAGCCGAGGGCCGCTGGCCGAAGTACTCGCCGGCGGTCGTCGAACTCGGAGTGCTGAGCGGCTTGTCGGTGAAGCTGTACACCGCGGAGCGCACCGCGGGTGCGTTGAACCTGTTCGCGTTCAAGCCGCACGCATTCGGCGCCGAAGACGAGACCACCGCGACCGTGCTCGCCGCACACGCCGCAGCCGCGATCCTGGCCAGCCGGCAAGGTGAGCAATTGCAGTCGGCATTGTCTACGAGGGACCGCATCGGCCAGGCCAAGGGCATCATCATGGAGCGGTACGGCATCGACGAGATCGCCGCCTTCGACATGCTGAAGCGACTCTCGCAGGACAGCAACACCCGACTGGCAGACATCGCGCAACGCGTGATCGACACCCGCAGTGGTCATGACGCGCGCGACGGTGACTGA
- a CDS encoding DMT family transporter: protein MHAVVVLLALLAGFCIAVGMVTQHRATTAVPTERGMTSDIAVAMARSPLWWAGMVTTTVGYGCQALALAWGSLLVVQPLLVSCLLFALPMSARLGRRRVTRTEWKWALLLTGALVVFIVLARPDPVNRPPMFSWAVLAIALAPILGVCVVVAARTDGRRRAGLLSVVVAVLIGIVAVLTKVCLDELAAGGLPAMFSIPAPYALVTLTLVATVLKQSAFNAGALQVSVPIILVGEQLVAVALGLTILGEDLSLTLAEGAVLFVAIVVMIAATIALGRREGAVEEELDAATMRHSAGVDDHTSR, encoded by the coding sequence GTGCATGCAGTGGTGGTGCTGCTGGCATTGCTGGCCGGGTTCTGTATCGCCGTCGGCATGGTCACCCAGCACCGCGCGACAACCGCTGTCCCTACCGAACGGGGCATGACCTCGGATATCGCGGTGGCGATGGCCCGCAGTCCGCTGTGGTGGGCGGGCATGGTGACAACGACCGTCGGCTACGGATGCCAGGCGCTTGCCCTCGCCTGGGGATCACTTCTGGTCGTTCAACCGCTGTTGGTGTCGTGTTTGCTGTTCGCGCTGCCGATGAGTGCGCGACTGGGGCGCCGGCGGGTCACGAGGACCGAATGGAAGTGGGCGCTGCTACTGACCGGCGCTCTGGTCGTTTTCATCGTGCTTGCCCGCCCGGACCCGGTGAACCGACCGCCGATGTTCTCGTGGGCCGTCCTGGCCATCGCGCTGGCCCCGATTCTCGGCGTTTGTGTCGTCGTGGCGGCGCGCACCGACGGGCGGCGACGCGCGGGCCTGCTGTCCGTGGTGGTCGCCGTTCTGATCGGCATCGTCGCAGTGCTGACCAAGGTCTGTCTCGATGAGCTTGCTGCCGGTGGTCTGCCCGCGATGTTTTCGATCCCGGCGCCCTACGCGCTCGTGACCCTCACGTTGGTGGCGACAGTGCTCAAGCAATCGGCGTTCAACGCTGGGGCACTACAGGTTTCGGTTCCGATCATCTTGGTCGGCGAGCAGTTGGTTGCGGTCGCGCTCGGCCTCACGATCCTCGGCGAGGACCTGTCGCTGACCCTCGCTGAAGGCGCCGTCCTGTTCGTCGCAATCGTCGTGATGATCGCTGCCACCATCGCACTCGGTCGTCGTGAAGGGGCCGTCGAAGAAGAACTCGATGCCGCGACGATGCGGCACAGCGCCGGCGTCGACGACCATACGAGTCGATGA